The segment GCGCAGAAACTTGAGCTTTGTTCTTTTGGACACGATGGGGATTTATTGGACGATGAAGTATCCTAACCAGAAGGATGCCGACCTCTTGCAGGAGTGGGGTCTCAAGCCTGCTGCCTTCCCAGTGAAAGTCTTTACGCCGAAAGGGTTTTTTATGGAGGCGAGGAAGGAAGGGATTCCTGTTGATGCGTCTTTTGCTATCCAGCCATCAGAGTTGACAGGGAGTGATTGGGTGAGTGCGTTCCGCTTGGATTCTGCCGATCCCGTTGCTGTGCTCATTGAGCGCGTCGTGAGCGATTTGCGGGAGGAGCATCAGGAGTTCTCATTGGGGCATGTGTTGCGCCGTGTTGAGGAGGCGGAAGGGTTTGAGCCAATGGTCAGGGAGGCGGCGAAAAACAGGTTCTTGATGGCAAGGGCGTGGGGTGTTTTTGACGTGCAAGGAACGCCGATTGCCAACTTGGTTGTTCCGGGCCAGATCTCTGTGCTTGATCTTTCCGTGTACAACACGCAGGAGGGGGGTTGGAGCGTGAAGTCGCTCGTTGCAGGTCTCGTGTCGCAAAAGCTGTTCCTTGAGCGTATGCGGGCCAGGAAGGTGGAGGAGTTTCGGGAGGTGCACAAGTCGGTGAGTTATTTCTCGCAGGAAGCGTTTGTTCGCCAGGAATTTCCCCTTGTCTGGCTCGTTGTTGATGAGGCGCATGAGTTCTTGCCAAGGACTGGTTCGACGCTTGCTTCGGGTCCGCTCATTACTATTCTTCGTGAGGGTCGTCAGCCAGGCATTTCCCTGATTTTAGCATCGCAACAACCGGGCAAGATTCATACTGATGTGATGACGCAGAGCGATACGGTTATTGCTCACCGCATAACGGCGAAGGTCGATACAGACGCCTTGGGTATGCTTATGCAGAGTTATATGCGGGCAGGCCTTGATGTTGAGCTCAACAACCTGCCTCGTGTGAAGGGGGCCGCGCTTGTTTTTGATGATACGAACGAGAAGCTCTACCCTATCAGGGTGCGTCCGCGTGTTTCGTGGCACGGAGGCGAGGCGCCTGCAGCGTTGCATAAACTCAGCGGGGGGTCTTCGTTCGAGAAAAAGTTTGTTTAGGGGTTTTTTGTGTTTCTTTTGTTATTATGTATTTTGCGTTAGTATTCTCAGTATTCTCGGCTAGTGTTTTTCCTGGATGAGCGGAGCCCAGGTTGTAGGGAGTGCGCTGATGTAGTCTTGCACGGTTTTTTCTTTTTCAATCCATGCTTCGCGGATGCCGATGGTTTGGGACGTGTAGGTTGTTTCGACATCGTAGTCTTTCCATTCTTTGAGTTTGTAGGCGTGGTTGTTTTGGCTTCCGTCTCCTTGGGCGCGGTAGGCTTCTGTGTGAGGGCTGAGGACGTCTTGGAGTGATGCTGGTGGCGCGATGGTGATGGCGATAGAGAAGCTGTCGCGCTCTTTATCGTAGAAGACGCGAACAGCGTTGCCATCGCGGCCGTTGCTTGCACGGTCTTGGTCTTTATTGATGAGGAGGTAGTGGTGCCTCGTTGCTTCAAGGGAGGTCGCCGCGGCGAAGGGGTCAGTACCGATAAGGGAGAAGTACGTAGCCGTGATGTCGTTCGTGGAGGCGCGCCACGCGAAAGGAGGGTTGCGCAGGAGGTTTGAGAGGTGTTGGTAGCGGGTTTCCCAGGCTGCAAAGTGTTGGGCTCGTTTTTCTTGTTCTTCTTCGTTGAGCGGGAGCTGTTTCCAGTACTCTTTTTCGTAGCGGGCGCTGCCGGGGGGGTCGTAGATGAGGAGTTGGTCGTCCAGCGTCGCCGTAAACTGGTAGGTTGATTGACCGTGCGTGATCGCGAGGGTTTTTGTGGTGCCGAAGCGCGGTTCTTTGAAGCGGGCAGCGCTCTTCGGGGTTGTTCCTGGCGGGCTGCGGTAGGAATAGGCGTTTCCTGCTTCGGTCATGATTGCTTGGGTGAGGGATCCTGGTTGTTTGAGGGAGGACGCCACGCGCTCGGGGTCGAAGTCAAGCCATCGCTCCTGGGAGAGCAGGAGTGAGGGTGTCATCGCTGCCGCGGCCGTGAGTGTTACGATGCGGTGCAGTGCTTCTCGCCGGGTAAGTTCTGGAGTCTTCATGGTATCGGAGGACGGGCTTCTTCTTTGCTAGTCGCTTCGTGTTTTTGCGAAGGCAAGTGCTTTTTTTTGCTGTGTCGTGGTGCTGTTTTTTTTTTGTGGCGTGGAAGTATTTAAGAATTCTCTTTTTTTTCTTGGTGAAAATCGTGACAGAAACTTTATTAAGGGCGGTCGGTTTATTGAGGAGTTATGCGGCTGGAAGATTGGCTGGCGCTGCATAGCGAAGACCTGCGCCTTTTGCGCGGGAAGTGGGTGGCGTTCGACCTTAATTACGGCATTGTTGCGAGCCACAGGGAGTTTTTAGGTGTTTTGCGTCTTTGTAGGGAGCGCAGGCCAGATATCGTTCCGGTTGTTGGGAGGGTTGGATACGATGGCGTTTTCGAAAAGTTTTCCAAGGACAGTTAAAGGCGTGACGTATCCTCAGTGGGAGGAGGTCTTCCTCGATGCTGAGGAGGAGTTGACTATTGAGGAGGAGGCCAAGGAGAAGAATCTTTCCTTGATGAAAGAGTGTTTGGATGATGCGAAGCGTGTCCTGCAGGAGAAAGGGTTGAAGGGGTACGAGACGAGCATTGCTCATGTAGCTGTTGCCTTGTTTGAGAAGCGAGCGTCGCACCAGGTGTTTTGGAAGGAGCGAAAGCTCAAGGAGAAGTTTGACGCGTTGTACGGCGCAGGGAAGACGCGTTGAAGGAAGGACGGGAAGTATTTTCTGGGTTTATTCAAGGCTGAATTCCATGAGGGCGCCGCATTTTTGGTAGACGATGGTTTGGTCGCGTGTTTCTACACGGACTTTGAGGTCGCCGAAGTCTTGTTTTTCGATTCTGTTGAGACTGTCGCGGAGGAAGGAGAACATCTGGTGGCACAGGTCTGTTTGAGTAATGATGCCTGCGAGTTTTTTGTTGACGAGGACGGGGAGGCGTCGGACTCCTTCCGCGAGCATGATCTTGTTGGCTTCGAAGATGTTGAGGTCGGAAGCGACGCACTTGACGGGGTCTGTCATGATGTGGTGGACTTTGAGTTTGGGGAGTTTTTTGTCGAGGCGGGCGAGTTGCTCGATGATATCGTATTCGGTGATGACGCCGAGGACTTCGTCGCGGTTCGTAACGAGGATGCTGCCAATGTTGTTTTTTGCCATTTTTTTTCGGACGTCTTCGAACGTTTCGTTTTTGGTTACGCGGATGACTTTGTTCATGATGTTTTCGCAAAGGATGCTGCCGTAAAGGTCGACTTTTTGGGTGAATTGTTCTTCGACGGCTTTGACGAGGTCCGTTTGGCTGAGGATGCCCTTGATCTCGTCGTTCTCGGTCACGACGAGCTTCCGTATCTTGTTTTGCTTCATGAGAAGCTCTGCGCTGTTGATGGAGTCGTTGGGGTTGATGGTGATGACGTTGGAGCTCATCAAGTCAGAGACTTTTTGTTTTTTGAAAATTTCAGGGTTGAGCGGCGCTTTGAGGAGGAAGTCTCGTTCCGTGATGATGCCGATGGGGCGTTTTTTTTCTTCAACGACGAGGCAAGAAACTTGTTCTCCAATCATGATGTTGATGCAATCAAGGAGGGAGTCGTCGCTGCGTATCGTGTTGACAAAGGGGGTCATGATGCTTCCTGCTGGCTGGTTGAAGAGTTTGTTGATGGCGCGGCGCCATTGTCTGCGCTCGCGTGCCTGCCAGATTTTTTTGAGAAAGCTCATGGAGGAGTAACGTCTTCTTCTGTGACGGTGTTCACGCTGAGGCCGTGGAAGATGTAGGTTTCTTCTTCTTCGCCTGATGAGGAGTAGATGGTGATTTTGAGCGGGATGCCGTAGTAGTCTGAAAGGATCATTTCGGCCTTTCGTCCGTCTCGTGTCGTGTAGGAAATGATGGTTGAGGGGGTTGATTGGTAGATGAGGCGGTTTTTGATGGTGGCGGCTTTCACTTCTGAGAGCCAGTCAAGCGGTGTTTTGGTGTAGATGGTGGTGTAGGGGAGTTCGTGCGTGGTCGCGGTTCTACATATGCGTCTTGTTGTCGAGAGGCACAGGCCTGTCGCGGTTTTTTTGGTTTTGTCAACGAATATGGTGTCGTACCCGTCAGTTTTGTTGAGCTGGACGAAGTTGAGGAGGTTGATGCGCATCTTTTCCCCAAGAACAAGGTATTCATCTTGGGTGAGGTTGGTGGGAGGGCTTTGAAGGAGGTATTGGTAGGAGGTGACGCGGACTTTGGCTCGTTCAAGAATTTCTTTGACGGCGGGGTCTTCTTTTGGGGAGCAGTCTTGAGGGCAGTTTTGCTGGGTTTCAGGGCAAGGGCACCCTTCTGCTGCGCAGACAACTTCTGCGCACGTTCCGTCTCCGCACAAGTCAACACATCCTTTTCCTGATGGTGCTTGCTTGATGGGTCTGACTTCTTTGCATTCTTCGGGGTTTGGCGTTGTGCTTCCGTCGGGGCAGACGTACGCCGTCTTGCTGCAAGCAGAAGCGAGGAGGAGGGCGAGGGTTATGAGCAAGAAGGAAATGAGGGTGATTGTTATTCGGTGCTGTTGTGTTGGTGTGTTTTGTTGTTTCATGGTAACTCATGCAGGCAGCTGTTTTTTTTGGGAGAGGCAGGCGGGCTTTTCAGCGCTTTTTTTGTTTTTTCGTTGCGAGTGTTGCAAAGGAGATTGTTCGCAGGTCGTCTTCGAAGTCTTCTTCGGCGTAAGTCATGCTAATCATGCTGGAGATGAAGAGGATGGTGAAGAAGAGGAGGAGGGTGAAGGCGATGGTTGCTCCTTTGTTGGTTTCCCATATGCCCGGCCAGAAGGCGACTACGATGAAGCCGATGATGCTGGTAAGCATGAATTCGTTGCCGAGTGGAACAATTTTTCCCATTGAGCGCTCACCTCTCTTCTTTTTTTCTTTCGCGCGTTTATATATCTTATGGTTTGATTGGGGGGTTTTTCTGCAGAACGGCGTTTTTCCTTCTTTTTAGAGTTGAAGGAAGAGAAGGTTTTTCTTAAAATGTGTGGAGGAAGGTGTGGAGGTAGCCGCGAAACTGTGCTCCCGGGTAGGTTTGTTGGAATAATTCTCTTGTCGCGATTTCTAATTGGCGAACGTCCGCGCTTTTGAACCATTGAGTTAAGAGGCGGTAGAGTTCCTGGTTTCCTTCGGGGAGAGATGGTCCTTGAATGCTGTTGGGGACGAGGATTTCATCGAGGTTTGCGTCAATGCCGACGTGGGCGTGTGTTATTTCGGCTTCGAAATGATCGTTTCTTGTTGGGTTAAGGTGGTTGTCGAGAGTGAGGATGGTGCCGGTGATGTATGTTTGGTCGAAAGGGTTGACGCGGCGAGTGTTTCGTGGCTTGATGATTTGCTGGTTGGCGTTGAAGCAGTGGTAAAGGCCGGTCGCGAACAAGGCGGAGCGCGTGGGGGCGTCGTATCCTCCATAGGCGCAGGTGAGGTCTGTAATGTCGTCGGCGGTTATGCGCCACGCAGAGTCGCCAGTAGGGGGTTTTGTTGTGGTGGGGGTCATGATCCTCTTCGCGTGGCGAAGGGTTGTATTTATGCTTTGTTGTTTTTGAGAAGTAGTGGCGGTTTGTGCTCGTAAGGGGGCGGGGCCGGTTCTCATGGCGAGGGAAGGGGAACGGGACAGGAGTGGCAGTGGCGTATGCGCTGCTTTTTGCTAGTTCCTCATGCGGCGTTCGGAACCGTCTTTACTTGTTTTGAGTTTGTCTTTTCTTTGTCCTTGTTTTTTTTCGGCTGTGCTGAGTTTTTTGTTTGGGCGGCGGGGGGTGTGCGTTCACAAGTTCTTCTGCTACGTGAGCAATGTTTTTTGCAGTCAGGCCGTAGTGTTCGAGAAGTTCTGTTGCTTTGCCGCTTTCTCCAAAAGCGTCTTCAACCCCGACGCGCCTGAGCGGGACGGGGAGGGCTTCAGAGAGTGTTTCACTCACGGCGCTGCCCAGTCCGCCGGTGATTTGGTGTTCTTCTGCTGTTATGACTTTGCCGGTTTTTTTTGCGGAGGAGAGGAGTGTTTTGGTGTCGAGTGGTTTGATGGTGTGCATGTTGATGACTTCCGCTTCGATTCCTGCTTTGGTGAGGATGCGTGCAGCGTCAAGAGCGGCTTTTACCATCAAGCCGCACGCGACGATGGTTATGTCGCTTCCTTTGCGGAGTACGTTTGCTTTGCCAATGGTGAAAGGGTCTTTTTCTCGGGTGACGCTCTCAGTTTTTTCCCTTCCGCCGCGAAGGTAGACTGGGCCTTTGTGCTTTGCTGCCGCAAGAACTGCTTTTTTCATCTCGGTGGCGTCGGCCGGAGCAATGACGATCATTTCTGGAAGTACGCGCATGATAGCGATGTCTTCAAGTGCTTGGTGGGTTGCCCCATCCTCGCCGACGGTCAGGCCGGCGTGACCGCCGTAGATCTTGACGTTCGCTTTTGAAT is part of the Candidatus Woesearchaeota archaeon genome and harbors:
- a CDS encoding DUF87 domain-containing protein, translated to MYDIIIGRSEKDRERFGKEGCVLLGKHYVKMGQTESLSNNVYLDVVRSHVVFVCGKRGGGKSYTMGVIAEGMALLPEEVRRNLSFVLLDTMGIYWTMKYPNQKDADLLQEWGLKPAAFPVKVFTPKGFFMEARKEGIPVDASFAIQPSELTGSDWVSAFRLDSADPVAVLIERVVSDLREEHQEFSLGHVLRRVEEAEGFEPMVREAAKNRFLMARAWGVFDVQGTPIANLVVPGQISVLDLSVYNTQEGGWSVKSLVAGLVSQKLFLERMRARKVEEFREVHKSVSYFSQEAFVRQEFPLVWLVVDEAHEFLPRTGSTLASGPLITILREGRQPGISLILASQQPGKIHTDVMTQSDTVIAHRITAKVDTDALGMLMQSYMRAGLDVELNNLPRVKGAALVFDDTNEKLYPIRVRPRVSWHGGEAPAALHKLSGGSSFEKKFV
- a CDS encoding CBS domain-containing protein, with the protein product MSFLKKIWQARERRQWRRAINKLFNQPAGSIMTPFVNTIRSDDSLLDCINIMIGEQVSCLVVEEKKRPIGIITERDFLLKAPLNPEIFKKQKVSDLMSSNVITINPNDSINSAELLMKQNKIRKLVVTENDEIKGILSQTDLVKAVEEQFTQKVDLYGSILCENIMNKVIRVTKNETFEDVRKKMAKNNIGSILVTNRDEVLGVITEYDIIEQLARLDKKLPKLKVHHIMTDPVKCVASDLNIFEANKIMLAEGVRRLPVLVNKKLAGIITQTDLCHQMFSFLRDSLNRIEKQDFGDLKVRVETRDQTIVYQKCGALMEFSLE
- a CDS encoding transketolase family protein, which gives rise to MIARAQPKKALRDGFGEGILLAAKRNKNVVALSADLTESNRLSAFKKKFPERFIEVGVAEQNLIGLAAGMAHAGKIPFAASFAAFSPGRSWDQIRVSVCYSKANVKIYGGHAGLTVGEDGATHQALEDIAIMRVLPEMIVIAPADATEMKKAVLAAAKHKGPVYLRGGREKTESVTREKDPFTIGKANVLRKGSDITIVACGLMVKAALDAARILTKAGIEAEVINMHTIKPLDTKTLLSSAKKTGKVITAEEHQITGGLGSAVSETLSEALPVPLRRVGVEDAFGESGKATELLEHYGLTAKNIAHVAEELVNAHPPPPKQKTQHSRKKTRTKKRQTQNK